The following coding sequences are from one Dreissena polymorpha isolate Duluth1 chromosome 8, UMN_Dpol_1.0, whole genome shotgun sequence window:
- the LOC127841698 gene encoding uncharacterized protein LOC127841698, translated as MSSQLLELQSRFLQDQTHSDWYAAEQQALWSAGPERPGIFSGQVSWGKCPMSSTRGCSVSRPGAPDCLTQGPRLLYLQGTLDNLSINMEQYPENYDHLMNCVTAPSVTLQERGFHAEGQIGTDLGSSSSLSRGGQWPLFSVKRNPSNQATSAQQQKQFQQQSYTKHQQQWCICIKLREDGPHPTPVLTCGSWLAPYPCTDLWVMLRMARTLPLY; from the exons atgtcatctcagcttcttgagcttcag AGCCGGTTCCTACAGGACCAGACGCACTCAGATTGGTACGCAGCTGAACAAcaggctctctggtcagctggaCCCGAACGCCCAGGGATTttttctggccaagtttcatgggGCAAATGCCCAATGAGTTCTACCCGAGGGTGCAGCGTCTCTAGACCTGGGGCTCCAGACTGCCTTACTCAGGGGCCAAGATTACTTTATCTGCAAGGTACATTG gacAACTTGTCAATCAACATGGAACAGTACCCAGAAAATTATGACCATCTAATGAACTGTGTAACTGCGCCAAGCGTGACCCTTCAGGAAAGGGGCTTCCATGCCGAAGGTCAAATTGGTACCGATCTGGGCTCAAGCAGCAGCCTCAgtcgcgggggg CAGTGGCCGTTGTTCAGTGTCAAGCGGAATCCTAGCAACCAAGCCACGTCAGCACAGCAGCAAAAACAGTTTCAGCAGCAGTCGTATACTAAACATCAACAACAGtggtgcatatgcattaaactacGAGAG gatggcccgcaccctacccctgtactgacctgtgggtcatggctCGCACCCtacccctgtactgacctgtgggtcatgttaaggatggcccgcaccctgcccctgtactga